A genomic segment from Clostridium fungisolvens encodes:
- a CDS encoding response regulator, translating into MYSMLILDDEYIVRYGIRETIDWNEYSIDIVADADNGKTGLELALKFNPDIIITDIRMPEWDGLEFLKAIKTSNIDCIVIILSGYEEFEYVRTALHSGAFAYLLKPIDNNELIKTVLDGIKELDKRRNKQKQYSLLESELPNVKQLFLNNLITGKLSDLDAIKEKLKLYGIDISPINDYVLFLTVNSSDDILKSSNKDTISLIRNTLTSLISKYLNDGNMSYVYTEASDLKWTIILSHPHIENAVKAIKNAAKKIIYEFEQITTLTCCVGISNVCKDLSIIHSACEEAEKAVNNNMFTDINRILSIDGIENTMSSRKINEAIKYITANYNKDISVEDVANALYISPSYLMHLLKDNIGKTFNECLKEARINAAKELLVNPRYKVYEVCYKVGYNDIKYFSQVFKRSTGMTPSEYSKKAHVF; encoded by the coding sequence ATGTATTCAATGTTGATTTTAGATGATGAGTATATTGTCAGATATGGAATTAGAGAAACAATTGATTGGAACGAATACTCCATTGACATAGTTGCAGATGCTGATAACGGAAAAACCGGTTTAGAATTAGCGCTTAAGTTTAATCCTGATATCATAATAACTGACATTAGAATGCCAGAGTGGGATGGTCTAGAATTTTTAAAGGCTATAAAAACTTCTAATATAGACTGTATAGTCATTATTTTAAGTGGATATGAAGAGTTTGAATATGTTCGTACAGCCCTTCATAGCGGAGCCTTTGCATATTTATTAAAACCTATCGATAATAACGAACTTATAAAAACGGTTTTGGATGGAATTAAAGAGTTGGACAAGAGACGCAATAAGCAAAAACAATATTCCTTGTTAGAAAGTGAACTTCCGAATGTAAAACAACTGTTTTTAAATAACCTCATTACAGGCAAACTCTCTGATTTAGATGCAATAAAAGAAAAACTTAAACTATATGGTATTGATATATCGCCAATAAACGATTATGTATTATTCTTAACAGTAAATTCAAGTGATGATATTCTTAAATCTTCAAATAAGGATACGATTAGTTTAATTAGAAATACTTTGACTAGCTTAATCTCCAAGTATTTAAATGATGGTAATATGAGCTATGTCTACACGGAAGCTTCTGACTTAAAATGGACCATAATTTTAAGTCATCCACATATTGAGAACGCAGTTAAGGCGATAAAGAATGCTGCTAAAAAGATTATTTACGAATTTGAACAGATTACAACACTTACATGTTGTGTAGGAATAAGTAATGTATGCAAAGACCTCTCAATTATTCATAGTGCTTGCGAAGAAGCTGAAAAGGCAGTAAACAATAATATGTTCACCGATATAAACCGTATATTAAGCATTGATGGAATAGAAAATACTATGTCTTCAAGGAAGATTAATGAAGCTATAAAATATATAACAGCAAACTATAACAAAGATATTTCAGTTGAAGATGTGGCAAATGCATTATATATAAGCCCTTCTTATCTAATGCATCTATTAAAAGATAATATAGGTAAAACCTTTAATGAATGTCTAAAGGAAGCTCGAATAAATGCAGCTAAAGAGTTGTTGGTTAATCCAAGATATAAGGTTTATGAAGTATGTTATAAAGTTGGATATAACGATATAAAATACTTTAGTCAAGTATTTAAACGTTCTACCGGAATGACTCCTAGTGAGTATTCAAAAAAGGCTCATGTCTTCTAA
- a CDS encoding ABC transporter substrate-binding protein produces MRKRLSLILISAILAVTSLTACNKQEDKPATADGHKKVTVKIGMWPEDTDAEQVALFNKYKAECEKKYNWITIEPAHYKYSVESFVPLAESGQLPTVFETWYTEPQKLIANKYVADITDELKENKWLDSMDPKIKDLLSKDGKTYGIPRDGYALGLYVNIKLFKQAGLMDGDIPKYPKTMDELAQTAATIKQKTGKAGIVLLSKDNSGGWHFSNIAWAFGAKLQVEENGKWKSNLNSKEAVAAMQYVKDLKWKYNAVTDEILQDWTSGMQAIGTSNAAMYFAAQDGVNVPTKDYGLSKDDLALVPFPAGPGGQYSLMGGTPYMFSSTASKDEIDGALKFIEIMGKAPVLNADTEKGLKDDADYRKKNNIPVIPSFQVWTNKDYLDKVEEIRKANENINYNLFKDYFSNVPKTLHTEEPNLTQDMYAELYPVIQAVLTNKDANVQALMDKANSNFQQKLDTNINKK; encoded by the coding sequence ATGAGAAAACGTTTATCACTAATACTTATATCTGCGATTTTAGCAGTTACATCTTTGACAGCATGTAATAAACAGGAAGACAAGCCAGCTACAGCTGATGGACACAAGAAGGTTACAGTAAAGATTGGTATGTGGCCAGAGGATACTGATGCTGAGCAAGTTGCATTATTCAACAAGTACAAAGCAGAGTGTGAGAAAAAATATAATTGGATAACTATTGAACCTGCACACTATAAATATAGTGTAGAAAGCTTTGTTCCTTTAGCAGAAAGTGGACAACTACCAACGGTATTTGAAACTTGGTATACAGAACCACAAAAGTTGATAGCAAACAAGTATGTAGCAGATATCACTGATGAATTAAAAGAAAATAAATGGTTAGATTCAATGGATCCTAAGATAAAAGATCTATTATCTAAAGATGGAAAGACATACGGAATTCCACGTGATGGATATGCATTAGGTTTGTACGTTAACATAAAGTTATTCAAACAAGCAGGATTAATGGATGGAGATATACCTAAGTATCCAAAGACTATGGATGAATTAGCTCAAACAGCTGCAACTATTAAACAAAAGACAGGAAAAGCAGGAATTGTATTATTATCAAAAGACAATTCTGGTGGATGGCATTTCTCCAATATAGCATGGGCATTTGGAGCAAAGCTTCAAGTAGAAGAGAATGGAAAGTGGAAATCTAACTTAAACTCTAAAGAAGCAGTAGCAGCAATGCAATATGTAAAGGATTTAAAATGGAAGTATAATGCAGTAACTGATGAAATTCTTCAAGATTGGACATCAGGTATGCAAGCAATAGGTACTAGTAATGCAGCAATGTACTTTGCAGCACAAGATGGTGTAAATGTTCCAACTAAAGATTATGGCTTAAGTAAAGATGATTTAGCTTTAGTTCCATTCCCAGCAGGTCCTGGTGGACAATACTCATTAATGGGTGGTACTCCTTATATGTTCTCTTCAACAGCTTCAAAGGATGAAATTGATGGAGCTCTTAAATTTATAGAAATAATGGGTAAAGCACCAGTTCTTAATGCTGACACAGAAAAGGGACTTAAGGATGATGCAGATTATCGTAAGAAAAATAATATTCCAGTTATTCCATCATTCCAAGTTTGGACAAATAAAGATTACTTAGACAAGGTTGAAGAAATAAGAAAAGCTAATGAAAATATAAACTACAACTTATTTAAGGATTATTTCAGTAATGTACCAAAAACTCTTCATACAGAAGAGCCAAATCTTACTCAAGATATGTATGCTGAATTATATCCAGTTATTCAGGCAGTATTAACTAATAAAGATGCAAATGTTCAAGCTCTTATGGATAAGGCTAATAGCAACTTCCAACAAAAGCTAGATACAAATATAAATAAGAAATAA
- a CDS encoding glycoside hydrolase family 65 protein, with the protein MQKYADKYLKLDPWRIIEEGFDSERCNVSESIFSLGNEYMGVRGYFEEGYKQGEFIGSYFNGVYEETKEAAALHYKGIVRDTHFMINSVNWLYTRIYVDDEVLDLSSSEFDEYRRTLDLRTGILNRRFIWKTVSGKHVKLDFERFVSMGSPRYGCQRIAITPLNFYGEVKVVMGLDFDVLQKSSAKKYWTTIERETLEDYIYILGKTSFTEQKVFSASNISSDSIYKSNVIKNEDFIGYELIINGSQGIETKIDKVVFNYVEKTKEIEAAEVIKTASKLVNNFDNICYDKEKEKHIDYWTKVWDKFDITIDGDMDNQQGIRYCIFQMHQTYHGEDPSLNIGAKGLTGEAYNGHTFWDTETYCLPFYIFNNPRAAKNLLEYRYNTLPMAIERAKQLDCEGACYPIATLNGKEACSLWQHASLQMQPSTAVAYGVFHYVKLTDDKEFLYDKGCEMLVQICRYLATRGDWSGQTGEYGYFGVMGPDEFQMMVNNNCYTNYMAKKTFEYTLDVIKDMKNNCPAGLSNLVQKVDLLDDELQAWSNMASKMKITLDKETGIYEQHEGYFNLPHVDINSIPVEEFPLYNNWSYDRIYRNDMIKQPDVLMFMFLFRSEFSEESKKVNYEYYEPRCIHESSLSPSIHSIFASELDKHEEAFSFFNFATRMDLDNYNRNTNEGLHTTSIAAAWVNIVYGFGGLKSDGDKIELNPSIPKVWNSYSFRMLYKGTVVEILVDKTDVRASVIEGTEVTINVYGIDYKIDKKGIELGIPGAARG; encoded by the coding sequence ATGCAAAAATATGCAGATAAATACTTGAAGTTAGATCCATGGAGGATAATTGAAGAAGGATTTGATTCAGAGAGATGTAATGTATCAGAGTCAATTTTTTCTTTAGGAAATGAGTACATGGGGGTAAGAGGATATTTTGAGGAAGGTTATAAACAGGGTGAATTCATAGGTTCTTATTTTAATGGAGTATATGAAGAAACCAAGGAAGCAGCAGCTCTACATTATAAAGGCATAGTAAGAGATACTCATTTTATGATTAATTCTGTAAATTGGTTATATACAAGAATTTATGTTGATGATGAAGTATTAGATTTATCATCAAGCGAATTTGATGAATATAGGAGAACTCTTGATTTAAGAACTGGAATCTTAAATCGTAGATTTATATGGAAGACAGTTAGTGGAAAGCATGTAAAGCTTGATTTTGAGAGATTTGTCAGTATGGGTAGTCCGAGATATGGATGCCAAAGAATAGCTATAACACCGCTAAACTTTTATGGTGAAGTAAAGGTTGTCATGGGGCTTGATTTTGATGTGCTACAAAAATCTTCAGCAAAAAAATATTGGACAACTATTGAGAGAGAAACACTAGAGGATTATATATATATACTTGGTAAAACTTCTTTTACTGAGCAAAAGGTATTTTCAGCCTCTAATATATCATCAGATAGTATTTATAAAAGTAATGTTATAAAAAATGAAGATTTTATAGGATATGAACTCATCATAAATGGAAGTCAAGGGATTGAAACAAAAATAGATAAAGTAGTGTTTAATTATGTAGAAAAAACAAAAGAGATTGAAGCAGCTGAAGTAATTAAAACGGCATCTAAATTAGTAAATAACTTTGATAACATATGCTACGACAAAGAAAAGGAAAAGCACATAGATTATTGGACAAAGGTTTGGGATAAATTTGACATAACAATAGATGGAGATATGGATAATCAGCAGGGGATAAGATATTGTATTTTCCAAATGCATCAAACTTATCATGGTGAAGATCCTTCACTTAATATTGGAGCAAAGGGGTTAACTGGAGAGGCATATAACGGACATACTTTTTGGGATACAGAGACATACTGTCTGCCATTTTATATCTTTAACAATCCTAGAGCAGCTAAAAACTTACTAGAGTATAGATATAATACTTTGCCTATGGCAATTGAAAGAGCTAAACAGTTAGACTGTGAGGGAGCTTGCTATCCTATAGCAACGCTAAATGGAAAAGAAGCTTGCTCTTTATGGCAACATGCGAGTCTTCAAATGCAGCCAAGTACTGCCGTAGCTTATGGAGTTTTTCATTATGTTAAGCTTACAGACGATAAGGAGTTTCTATATGATAAAGGCTGTGAGATGTTAGTGCAGATATGCAGATACTTAGCAACTAGAGGCGATTGGAGTGGACAGACGGGAGAGTATGGATATTTTGGGGTAATGGGGCCAGATGAGTTCCAAATGATGGTGAACAATAACTGCTATACCAACTATATGGCAAAGAAAACCTTTGAGTATACCCTTGATGTAATAAAGGATATGAAGAATAATTGTCCTGCTGGTTTATCTAACTTAGTACAAAAGGTTGATTTATTAGATGATGAATTACAGGCTTGGTCAAATATGGCTAGTAAAATGAAGATAACTTTGGATAAAGAAACAGGAATATATGAACAGCATGAAGGTTATTTTAATCTTCCGCATGTGGATATTAACAGTATTCCTGTAGAGGAATTTCCTCTATATAACAATTGGTCTTATGACAGAATTTATAGGAATGATATGATTAAGCAGCCAGATGTGCTTATGTTCATGTTCCTTTTTAGAAGTGAATTTTCAGAGGAAAGTAAAAAGGTGAATTATGAGTACTACGAGCCAAGATGCATACATGAATCCTCTCTTTCACCATCAATACACTCAATATTTGCATCAGAACTTGATAAGCATGAAGAAGCTTTCAGTTTTTTTAACTTTGCAACAAGAATGGATTTAGATAATTATAATAGAAATACCAATGAAGGCTTGCACACTACTTCAATTGCAGCAGCATGGGTGAATATTGTATATGGGTTTGGAGGTTTGAAGTCTGATGGTGACAAGATAGAACTCAATCCATCTATACCAAAAGTATGGAATAGTTATTCTTTTAGGATGTTGTATAAAGGAACTGTTGTAGAAATTTTAGTAGATAAAACAGACGTAAGAGCAAGCGTGATTGAGGGAACCGAAGTTACTATTAATGTATATGGAATAGATTATAAAATTGATAAGAAAGGAATAGAGTTAGGGATTCCTGGTGCTGCAAGAGGTTAA
- a CDS encoding glycoside hydrolase family 65 protein, which yields MEWLIKESGFDKGKIELNGNKFLIGNGYMGYRGTMEEFSKEQLVACNLSDLYDKVGDKWREPVNAPNGLFTRLYCNGELLSVLSSDIDHHEQELNIRNSTHRRYTKFINSSGIKVEVRAERFVSLYNLHLICMKYSFKASESCDVVIETGIDGQVWDINGPHLINLETYQREDNCIFHAITNENKNSLAVAERIEVSFGNEVYNSNSYNSFREISSNIEVDKEYTFIKYVSVFKDRDEVEDCVSAAIKSNISAVNLGYDKLFEMNKELWDQRWNDIDVEIEGDDYSQLALRYSIYHLMIIAPTHTDKTSIPARGLSGQVYKGAIFWDTEIFMLPFFLNTKPEIAKNLIKYRCNTLDGARRKAADYGYRGAFYAWESQDTGDDACTYFNVTDVFTGRPMRTYFRDKQVHISADVAYAIWQYYLATGDESILVEGGAETIIECARFFYSYAYFNMDKNRYEVLDVTGPDEYHERVNNNAYTSIMVKYTLEAALSAIKLLKNKYEEEYISLNLAIKFEREVDNFKDMLEKLYIPSPDKETNIIEQFDGYERLENISLEKLKERIIDPNEYLGGGNGLATTTKILKQADVVLVLNLFKDRYSEEVKRSNWEYYEPQTEHGSSLSACVYALLAADLDKVDWAYKYFLKTATIDLTGDSKQYVGTLYIGGTHPASNGGAWMTAVLGFGGVKASEGQITMSPKLPESWTSLKFRVVHYGQKYSVSITKNQITIKADNINQKSNEFIISGKKLICNPGQIIEIGY from the coding sequence GTGGAGTGGTTGATAAAAGAAAGCGGATTTGATAAAGGTAAGATTGAACTTAATGGTAATAAGTTTCTCATTGGAAATGGTTATATGGGTTATCGTGGCACTATGGAGGAATTCTCAAAGGAGCAGTTAGTCGCCTGTAATTTATCTGATTTATATGATAAGGTAGGTGATAAATGGAGAGAACCTGTCAATGCTCCAAATGGATTATTTACAAGACTATATTGTAATGGAGAATTACTTAGTGTTCTTAGTAGTGATATAGATCATCATGAACAAGAGCTTAATATAAGAAATTCAACCCATAGAAGATATACTAAGTTTATCAATAGTAGTGGGATAAAGGTTGAAGTAAGGGCAGAAAGATTTGTAAGCTTATATAACCTACATCTTATATGTATGAAGTACTCATTTAAGGCATCAGAATCATGTGATGTAGTGATTGAAACAGGAATTGATGGACAGGTTTGGGATATAAATGGTCCTCATCTTATAAATTTAGAAACATATCAACGTGAGGATAATTGTATATTTCATGCAATCACTAATGAAAATAAAAATTCTTTGGCAGTAGCAGAAAGAATTGAAGTTAGTTTTGGCAATGAAGTGTATAATAGCAATAGCTATAATTCATTTAGAGAAATATCATCAAATATTGAAGTCGATAAAGAATATACATTTATAAAGTATGTATCCGTATTTAAAGATAGAGATGAAGTTGAAGATTGTGTAAGTGCGGCAATTAAGTCAAATATATCAGCAGTTAATCTTGGCTATGATAAATTATTTGAAATGAATAAAGAATTATGGGACCAGAGATGGAATGATATTGATGTAGAGATCGAAGGAGATGATTATTCTCAATTAGCACTTAGATATAGCATATATCATCTAATGATTATTGCACCAACTCATACAGATAAGACCTCAATACCAGCAAGAGGACTGTCAGGTCAAGTTTATAAAGGTGCGATATTCTGGGATACAGAAATATTCATGTTGCCATTTTTCTTAAATACGAAACCTGAAATAGCTAAGAACTTAATAAAATATAGATGCAATACCTTAGATGGAGCTAGAAGAAAAGCTGCTGATTACGGATATAGAGGGGCGTTTTATGCTTGGGAAAGCCAGGATACTGGTGATGATGCTTGTACTTATTTTAATGTTACAGATGTATTTACTGGAAGACCCATGAGAACTTACTTTAGAGATAAACAAGTTCATATAAGTGCAGATGTTGCGTATGCTATATGGCAGTATTATCTTGCTACAGGAGATGAAAGCATTCTTGTTGAAGGCGGGGCAGAAACAATAATTGAATGTGCTAGGTTCTTCTATTCTTACGCTTATTTTAATATGGATAAAAATAGATACGAAGTATTAGATGTAACTGGTCCAGATGAGTATCATGAGAGAGTAAATAATAACGCTTATACAAGTATAATGGTTAAGTATACCTTGGAAGCAGCCTTATCAGCTATTAAGCTGTTAAAGAACAAATATGAAGAAGAATATATAAGTTTAAATTTAGCAATTAAATTTGAAAGAGAAGTAGATAATTTTAAGGACATGCTTGAGAAACTATATATTCCTAGCCCTGATAAAGAAACAAATATAATAGAACAATTTGATGGATATGAGCGATTAGAAAATATAAGCCTTGAAAAATTAAAAGAGAGAATTATAGACCCAAATGAGTATTTAGGTGGTGGAAATGGATTAGCTACAACTACTAAAATACTTAAGCAAGCAGATGTTGTATTGGTTCTAAATTTGTTTAAGGATAGATACTCAGAGGAGGTTAAGAGGAGCAACTGGGAATATTATGAGCCTCAGACTGAGCATGGATCTAGCTTAAGTGCTTGCGTTTATGCACTACTTGCGGCTGATCTTGATAAAGTTGATTGGGCATATAAATATTTCTTAAAGACAGCTACAATTGATTTGACAGGAGATTCAAAACAATATGTTGGAACTCTTTATATTGGAGGAACTCATCCTGCATCTAATGGTGGAGCTTGGATGACTGCAGTTTTAGGATTTGGAGGAGTTAAAGCCAGTGAAGGGCAGATAACTATGAGTCCTAAACTACCAGAAAGTTGGACTTCGCTAAAGTTTAGAGTAGTACATTATGGACAAAAGTATTCTGTAAGTATTACCAAAAATCAAATAACAATAAAAGCAGATAACATAAACCAAAAATCCAATGAATTTATTATAAGTGGCAAGAAGCTTATATGTAATCCTGGTCAAATAATAGAAATAGGATATTAA
- a CDS encoding carbohydrate ABC transporter permease yields the protein MFKSKISNKGYGAITTFDLKRKPVKLAYLIMIIICFVIVIASIVPPLWVMLSSFKSQEEFFRQPPTFWPDQFHPERLAETWNKLDFIKYYKNSLIAVVGSVVCAIVFNGLLAYVIAIIKPRGSKVIHALVMISLMIPATTSLVPVFKNIVALHLNNQITPLWFVAGANAFYVILYITFFKSIPTSLIEAARLDGCSDFQIFFKIVAPLSKAINMVIGMYAVNAAWSDFLLPYLVLKKDSSFTVMVKLFVARQGGKMTPDQLMMCITLAIIPPIILFILFQKQITAGAMEGSIKE from the coding sequence ATGTTTAAATCGAAAATAAGTAATAAAGGCTATGGCGCTATAACTACCTTTGATCTAAAACGAAAACCAGTAAAACTGGCATACCTGATTATGATTATAATATGCTTTGTTATAGTTATAGCTTCCATTGTACCGCCATTATGGGTAATGCTATCAAGCTTTAAATCACAAGAAGAGTTTTTTAGACAACCACCAACTTTTTGGCCAGATCAATTCCATCCAGAAAGATTGGCTGAGACTTGGAATAAACTTGATTTTATAAAGTATTACAAGAATTCTTTAATAGCTGTTGTAGGTAGTGTAGTCTGTGCAATTGTATTTAATGGGTTACTTGCTTATGTAATAGCCATAATTAAACCAAGAGGAAGCAAAGTTATTCATGCTTTAGTTATGATAAGTTTAATGATACCAGCGACTACTAGTTTAGTTCCAGTTTTTAAGAACATAGTAGCATTGCATTTAAACAACCAAATCACGCCATTATGGTTTGTGGCAGGAGCAAATGCATTTTACGTTATACTTTATATTACATTTTTTAAGTCAATTCCAACATCTCTTATTGAAGCTGCGAGGTTGGATGGATGTTCAGATTTTCAGATATTTTTCAAAATAGTGGCTCCCTTAAGTAAAGCTATAAATATGGTTATCGGTATGTATGCAGTTAACGCAGCATGGTCTGATTTCCTTCTTCCTTATTTGGTTTTAAAGAAGGATAGTAGTTTCACTGTTATGGTTAAGCTGTTTGTAGCCCGCCAAGGCGGAAAAATGACACCAGATCAGCTTATGATGTGTATTACTTTAGCAATCATACCACCTATAATTTTATTTATACTTTTCCAAAAGCAAATCACTGCAGGAGCAATGGAAGGTAGTATAAAGGAATAG
- a CDS encoding carbohydrate ABC transporter permease, translating into MKLATQTPIKSRKISKNVWRKDISGWMIMIPSLVLFAFFVWVPILQSLKLSFYSTQGFNPVAFVGFKNYINVFQDPVFMKALSNTFVYIFWSLVVGFLVPIVMAILLNEVVYFKSLFRVGMYFPNVVPGVATVMMWSLIMTPGGNGILNVFLSKFGVEPHKWLEDPKWTILLIVITMTWKGAGSTALVYLARLQGLNQEHYEAAAMDGAGIWQRIFYITIPGLFSTCKTLFILQIIAVFQVLYEPMVMTGGGPNNASISLMQLNYKYAFQDMKIAQATALSVIIAIILIALTCVYNLLNRNSEE; encoded by the coding sequence ATGAAACTTGCTACACAAACACCAATCAAAAGTAGAAAAATAAGCAAAAATGTATGGCGAAAAGATATATCAGGATGGATGATAATGATTCCGTCATTGGTGTTATTTGCTTTTTTCGTATGGGTACCTATTCTTCAAAGTCTCAAACTATCATTTTATAGTACACAAGGTTTTAATCCTGTAGCTTTTGTAGGATTTAAAAACTACATAAATGTATTTCAAGATCCAGTGTTTATGAAGGCACTAAGCAATACTTTTGTTTATATTTTTTGGTCTTTAGTAGTTGGTTTTTTAGTTCCTATAGTAATGGCAATTTTATTAAATGAAGTTGTATATTTTAAATCGTTGTTTAGAGTTGGAATGTATTTTCCTAACGTTGTTCCAGGGGTAGCTACTGTTATGATGTGGTCCTTAATCATGACCCCAGGAGGCAATGGTATATTAAATGTTTTTTTAAGTAAGTTTGGAGTAGAGCCACATAAGTGGCTAGAAGATCCAAAGTGGACTATTCTTTTAATAGTAATCACAATGACTTGGAAGGGTGCAGGATCAACTGCTTTAGTTTACCTTGCAAGATTACAAGGACTAAATCAAGAACATTATGAAGCTGCAGCTATGGATGGTGCAGGAATATGGCAAAGGATTTTTTATATAACTATTCCAGGACTATTTAGTACTTGTAAAACTCTATTTATACTTCAAATTATAGCTGTTTTTCAAGTATTATATGAACCAATGGTAATGACGGGTGGAGGACCTAATAATGCTTCTATTTCTCTAATGCAGTTAAATTACAAATATGCATTCCAAGATATGAAGATAGCTCAAGCAACAGCGTTAAGTGTTATTATCGCTATAATACTTATTGCATTAACTTGTGTATACAATCTTCTTAACAGAAACAGTGAGGAATAG
- a CDS encoding sensor histidine kinase produces MLKKKLILKKGSLYNSFFRITAITLMVVTIIISAVMNFYSNRIIYSDLTAYLYSAQSELCQSMDLVINDVNMASVRLLSRQVYNQIINDDSITYEEKQRRIKEQLLSQMKEYDNIADVVIITKEGKSYRMADDENLSLPDKNFLDKIDDSGKITYSDGVVKDKNGQAYIMIGRKFRNLDTGRINGYLVTYVKSNNLIKIYNHLLVNNSFSMIVNSEGKIMSSMDSDSIGETIYDYKFSSIMGKNLNHIDFKGEKMVVANTSFDKQLKDIGFNWYILTYIKEENIDIITKQISYNVWIISTVSAVIAIALSFLTVAYILKPLRRLQAAMKGFKGGKQSIGIAKETKIHDEFFELEKAYVDMVERIDELIIKNNEEKEKQRELELAAMQAQINPHFLYNTLDTIVWMAKIKKEPDIEKITMALSRFFRMSLHKGEKYITISEEISLIQSFVVIEQMRFPNELQILYNIPDDILDEYILKLTIQPIVENALKHGVRGKKENGKIEINGMKYDDMLIFEVIDNGKGFDPKMLDEFDNLDKSKSGGYGLKNVDERIKLEYGSKYGISILSQPNKGTTVIIKLARREKQ; encoded by the coding sequence ATGTTAAAAAAGAAACTTATTCTAAAAAAGGGGAGCTTATATAATAGTTTTTTTAGGATTACAGCCATAACCTTAATGGTTGTAACTATAATAATTTCTGCAGTAATGAATTTTTACTCTAATAGGATAATATATAGTGATTTAACTGCTTATTTATATTCTGCTCAAAGTGAGCTTTGTCAAAGTATGGATCTAGTAATAAATGATGTGAATATGGCTTCAGTGAGGCTTTTATCTAGACAAGTCTATAATCAAATAATAAATGATGATTCAATAACTTATGAGGAAAAGCAAAGACGTATAAAAGAGCAGTTGCTATCTCAGATGAAAGAATATGATAATATTGCAGATGTGGTCATAATAACAAAGGAAGGAAAGAGCTACAGGATGGCAGATGATGAAAATCTGTCATTACCTGATAAGAATTTTCTAGATAAGATTGATGATTCGGGTAAGATAACATATAGCGACGGAGTGGTTAAAGATAAAAACGGACAAGCGTATATAATGATTGGTCGCAAGTTTAGAAATTTAGATACTGGAAGAATAAATGGATACTTAGTAACCTATGTTAAATCTAATAATCTTATTAAAATATATAATCATTTACTTGTTAATAATAGCTTTTCTATGATTGTAAACAGTGAAGGTAAAATAATGTCTTCAATGGATAGTGACAGTATAGGTGAAACTATATATGATTATAAGTTTAGTTCTATCATGGGTAAAAATTTGAATCATATAGACTTCAAGGGAGAGAAAATGGTAGTTGCCAATACTTCCTTTGATAAACAACTTAAAGATATAGGATTTAACTGGTATATACTTACGTATATAAAAGAAGAAAACATTGATATTATAACTAAGCAAATAAGTTATAACGTATGGATTATATCAACAGTAAGTGCAGTGATTGCTATAGCACTTTCATTTTTAACCGTTGCATATATCTTAAAACCTTTAAGAAGATTGCAAGCTGCCATGAAGGGATTTAAAGGAGGAAAACAAAGTATTGGCATAGCTAAAGAAACTAAGATACATGATGAGTTTTTTGAATTGGAAAAAGCATATGTGGATATGGTAGAAAGAATAGATGAGCTTATTATTAAAAATAATGAGGAAAAGGAAAAACAGAGAGAATTAGAATTAGCTGCGATGCAAGCTCAGATAAATCCTCATTTTTTATATAACACTTTAGACACAATTGTTTGGATGGCAAAAATAAAAAAGGAGCCTGATATTGAAAAAATCACTATGGCTCTTTCGAGGTTTTTCAGAATGAGTTTGCATAAGGGAGAAAAGTATATAACAATAAGCGAGGAAATAAGTTTAATACAGAGCTTTGTTGTTATAGAGCAGATGAGATTTCCTAATGAACTGCAGATTTTATATAATATCCCTGATGATATCCTTGATGAATATATTCTTAAGCTCACTATTCAACCTATAGTTGAGAATGCATTAAAACATGGAGTTAGGGGCAAGAAGGAAAATGGTAAGATAGAAATTAATGGGATGAAATATGATGATATGTTGATTTTTGAAGTTATAGATAACGGTAAGGGATTTGACCCTAAAATGCTAGATGAATTCGATAACTTGGATAAGAGTAAATCTGGGGGGTATGGGTTGAAGAATGTAGATGAGAGAATAAAATTAGAGTATGGGAGTAAGTATGGTATTAGCATATTAAGCCAACCTAATAAAGGGACTACTGTCATAATAAAATTAGCAAGAAGAGAAAAGCAGTAG